A single window of Rhizobium sp. CCGE531 DNA harbors:
- a CDS encoding methyltransferase domain-containing protein, whose product MRTVIMYITDAASFLLAWLRNPRAISAVTPSGPRVSALMTQGIGATTGPVMELGPGTGSFTYSLLARGVREDDLTLVELNADFAELLQRRFPKARVLRLDATRIGEADLFKGTSFGAVVSGLGFRAMRSREIRAILGGAFKNLRPGGAFHQITYGPRCPVPDQVLGHLKLKEARIGGTIWNLPPASVYRISRAADCKVPKHAELAGLQPA is encoded by the coding sequence TTGAGGACGGTCATCATGTACATCACTGATGCCGCCTCGTTCCTTCTTGCCTGGCTTCGTAACCCGCGCGCCATTTCGGCGGTTACCCCGTCAGGCCCGCGCGTCTCGGCGTTAATGACCCAAGGCATTGGGGCAACCACCGGCCCGGTCATGGAACTGGGGCCTGGCACCGGCTCCTTCACTTATTCGCTCCTGGCGCGTGGCGTGCGTGAGGACGATCTTACGCTGGTCGAGCTTAACGCCGATTTCGCCGAACTTTTGCAAAGGCGCTTCCCCAAGGCGCGCGTGCTCCGTTTGGACGCGACGCGGATCGGCGAGGCGGACCTGTTCAAAGGCACCTCATTCGGTGCGGTCGTCAGCGGATTGGGTTTTCGTGCCATGCGGTCGCGCGAAATCCGCGCTATTTTAGGTGGGGCCTTCAAAAATCTCAGGCCCGGCGGCGCATTTCATCAGATCACCTACGGCCCGCGCTGTCCGGTGCCGGATCAGGTTCTGGGTCACTTGAAACTCAAAGAAGCGCGGATCGGCGGAACGATCTGGAACTTGCCGCCGGCTTCCGTCTACCGGATCTCCAGGGCGGCGGATTGCAAAGTCCCGAAACATGCCGAGCTGGCTGGATTGCAACCCGCATGA
- a CDS encoding VTT domain-containing protein gives MTAQELVAQAPGTVTLFTSFGLAGIFCLAIMEKFVPLFPSYILLMLLGLMMPDLLALGLSIAAVTAGSVTGGLGWYGIGWVFGPRRVRRVVARYGGYLLLKLSFYDRLAGTYRRNHFWVTLSGQVIPAVRIYLALPAGALRLDPRTFLAATSLGCLMWNGSFQCLGYALRRSGRDITQIGLWTAMAIIAAEGVVLFIVGIRNKTVKGRTRTPLPP, from the coding sequence ATGACGGCTCAGGAACTGGTGGCGCAAGCTCCCGGCACCGTCACACTATTCACGAGCTTTGGGCTGGCTGGCATTTTCTGTCTCGCCATCATGGAGAAATTTGTCCCACTTTTTCCATCCTATATCCTTCTCATGCTTCTCGGCTTGATGATGCCGGATCTTCTTGCGCTCGGCTTGTCCATTGCTGCAGTGACGGCTGGTTCCGTCACTGGCGGGCTTGGCTGGTATGGCATTGGTTGGGTATTCGGGCCGCGAAGGGTGCGTCGGGTTGTCGCTCGCTATGGCGGATACCTATTGCTAAAGCTATCCTTCTACGATCGGCTGGCCGGTACTTACCGCCGCAACCATTTCTGGGTAACGCTGTCTGGTCAGGTCATTCCCGCGGTCAGGATCTATCTGGCCCTGCCGGCCGGCGCTTTGCGGCTTGACCCCCGAACCTTCCTGGCGGCGACCTCGCTTGGTTGCTTGATGTGGAATGGGTCCTTCCAGTGCCTCGGCTATGCCCTGCGCCGCAGCGGAAGAGACATAACACAGATCGGCTTGTGGACCGCTATGGCGATCATTGCGGCCGAGGGCGTGGTCTTATTCATCGTGGGCATCAGGAACAAGACCGTCAAAGGCCGAACGCGGACGCCGCTGCCGCCCTGA
- a CDS encoding class I SAM-dependent methyltransferase gives MLETDKVFAGSIPENYDRYMVPLIFEPYAADLARRAASLAPTAVLEIAAGTGAVTRVLAPKLSPDARYVVTDLNQPMLDYAASRQAPDSRISWRQADAMMLPFDDASFDLVCCQFGAMFFPDRSAAYREAKRVLKLGGHFLFNVWDRLEENIFADDVTNALARIFPNDPPRFLARTPHGYHDVERIRSDLENAGFSDVVIETRAEQSRASSPRLPAVAYCQGTLLRNEIEAREAESLEAATDYAASAIADRHGNGEVAAKIQAHIILATA, from the coding sequence ATGTTGGAGACGGACAAGGTATTTGCTGGCTCGATTCCGGAAAATTACGACCGCTATATGGTGCCGCTGATTTTCGAACCTTACGCCGCAGATCTTGCACGGCGGGCAGCGTCCCTGGCGCCGACCGCCGTTCTCGAAATTGCCGCAGGCACCGGGGCCGTCACCCGCGTCTTGGCGCCCAAGCTGTCCCCCGATGCACGCTATGTCGTCACCGACCTCAATCAGCCGATGCTCGATTATGCCGCTTCGCGGCAGGCTCCCGACAGCCGCATCTCATGGCGGCAGGCAGACGCCATGATGCTGCCGTTTGACGATGCGTCTTTCGATCTCGTCTGCTGCCAGTTCGGTGCCATGTTCTTTCCCGACCGTTCCGCTGCGTATCGCGAAGCAAAGCGTGTTCTGAAGCTTGGAGGGCATTTCCTGTTCAACGTCTGGGATCGCCTTGAGGAGAACATCTTCGCCGATGACGTGACGAACGCGCTGGCCCGGATTTTCCCGAACGATCCGCCGCGTTTTCTGGCACGCACCCCACATGGCTACCACGATGTGGAGCGGATTCGCAGCGATCTCGAGAATGCCGGTTTCTCCGATGTGGTGATCGAAACGAGAGCCGAACAAAGCCGTGCATCCTCGCCACGCCTTCCGGCCGTTGCCTATTGCCAGGGAACGCTTCTTCGCAATGAAATCGAGGCCAGGGAAGCGGAAAGTCTGGAGGCTGCAACCGACTACGCCGCATCCGCGATCGCTGACAGACATGGCAATGGCGAAGTTGCCGCCAAAATTCAAGCGCATATAATTTTAGCCACGGCCTAA